TCATCACCGTCATGCTCGAAGCTTGGGGTCGCCGTTGGTTATGAATCCTGAAGCAAAGATTACGCTCAAGCATGAATCTTTTGATCATGCTCTGTTATGCTATGATCACTTGCACATCCATTTGGATAACATTCATACCATAACAATCAAAAACAGCGATCAAACAATGAAATTTGCACGCTTTAAATCAATTCCTCACATTCAAAGACTAAACGCATTATTTTAAAAAAAAGACTGGCAGTTGCCAGTCTTTAGTGTCTGTGTCTGTTTTGCGTTTCACTATACATGTGAAATGCAACAGCAATAGGAATCATATATGACATCAAGGATGAACCCCCATATGAGATAAAGGGGAGTGTAATCCCAGTTATGGGAAGCACTGCGAGAATCATTCCGATGTTCTCCAAGTGTTGGAAGACAATCATACCAATAATTCCCATCATCATATAACGTTCACGCGGTAAATCAGAGCGGATTGTATTTGAAATTAGTTTGATATCAAATATGAATACGAGGGCAACAACACTGGCTGCTCCTATAAAACCAAAGTTTTGTGAAATAACCGCAAAAATAAAGTCGGTTTGTGCTTCTGGATAGATAGCGACGAGTGTACCCAATGGATGTCCAGTCATTCCAGCAGTTCCAATCGATGTTAAGGCTTGAAATAATTGATAGCCATGAGACATAGCATATTTTTCATAGTCCAGCCAACCATAGAATCGATCCAGACGGTAACTTGTTTTACCACCACCAAGCATCGAGTTCAAGAGTTCTGGGTTGGTACGATACAAGAATACAATTCCCAAAAGTAAACTTACAGCAAGTGTTCCGATAATAATAAACCATTCACGGCGAACGCCAGAAATGATAAACATGGTTGCCAAACTAAAGAGAATGACAATAGGGACACCTGTATCGGGTTGAAGGATAATTAAGATAAGCGGTGGAATGGCAAATTTCGCCATTTTAAAGATGAGTTCAAAATCACTGCGAAACGTCGTCGCTTTTTTATTAATATTGTGTGTGTTAATCGTGTTGGCTGCTTTGATAATCAGCACAATTTTCATAAACTCGCTGGGTTGGAAGGAACCAATACCGGGAATTTGATACCATGCGTTGGTTCCGTTTATGGCTTCCATAAAGCGGAAGTTGATAACACGATAATGGGCCAGAACGAGTCCAAACAGGAACACCATTAAAATCCAATAGGCTACATCAATAACAGTAAACATGCGGTCAACGCCAATCTTAAGTAAAAAGGCGACAAGTATGAAACCAATGATATACCACATGATTTGTTTTTGTACCAAACTGCGTGCTTCAGCAACGCCTTGATTTAAAAGTGGTGCCGATAAGTAAATAGCAACAATACTAATGACACCAAAGGCAAGCAAGATTAAAAGCAAAAATTTATCGAGCGTGAAGTGCCGTTTGCTTTCATTAATAAAATTGTTCATAGTCGCTCCTTTTGTGAATGATATTTATAGTGTATAATAGTAAAAGAAAAGTAAGAGGTGTTCCAGATGAATCGTCTTCAAACTTATTATGAACAATTACAGTTACCTGTAAAATCCTTGTTCTTCGGTTCTTTCTTAATTGCAATCGGTTCTTTGATTGCAAATCCATATATAAACAGTATTTTAAAACTTGATAATGCCACACTCGTTACAATATCACAAATATTGATGAGCTGTGGTGGTATCATTTTAACATATTTCCCAGTTTATGTTTTCATTAAATTGTTATCACATCAAAAGAATGAAACAAACATTGTGGTTGCGGGGATAATTTCCTATTTAATGTTTCTTGTAACGATGGTTTTCTTAACACCATCAACATCACCAGAAGCATCTTATATATCCAGCCTCACCATTATGCTTAACGGGAAACAACTGCATGTTTATCGCACCGGAATCTTTGGATTGGTGGCGATCTTTTTCTTAATGCGCTTTATTTACCGAAAGACATCGCAAAAACGTAATATTGCGAATCTTTCATATGTTGATCGTGAAACAACACGCTTGGTAAGTTCCTTAGTGGGTGGTGCAGTAATTGGTGCGCTCTTTGCATTTGGTTGGCCTTATATTATTGATTCACTTTATGGCATGATGGAATTCATTTCAAACGATGTAAACAATCCCATGAGTTTGTTTGCATATGGTGCACTTGAACGATTGCTTGCACTCTCAAATCTTGATTCAATTCTTCACCAGGAATTTTGGCTTAACACCTTGGGTGGAACATGGATGAATCTTGCCGGACAAACATTTGTTGGAGACGTCAACATTTGGGCGGCTCAACTTCAAGAAACTGTAAATTCATTTGGTGCCGGACGATTTACGAGTGCCTACTATGTCCTCAATATCTTCGCGGTTCCAGGATACTTTATGGCGATATCATCAACAATATCCAATAAAAAAGTTCGCAATGTAAATATTCCTGTGCTCTTCGCAGCAATCGCAGTCTCAATGATCAGTGGTGTCTTGTTACCTGTTGAAATCTTAATGTTACTCACAAGTCCAACGATTTATTTCTTCCACTTATTTATGACCAGCTTTATTTATGCGATTCTCAGTGGTTTCTCAGTTGCACTTGGGTTCTCCTACTTTGGAAGTCTCATGTCCGCATCTCCTGGGAATATCATTGACTTACTAGGAATTACTGGAAAATCTGTCTTGATTAGTAAAGTCCTTATTCTTGTATTGGTAGGTGTTATCGTATTTGTAGCATACTTTGCCTTTACTCGATTCTATTTTGAAAAAATTGCCCTTGATGTTCTTAACGTTACAAATAAAAAAGAACGTATTAATGAATTTGCAGAAGGCTTGGGCGGTTATGAAAACATTGAGTCTGTCTCAAGTACACTCACACGAATTCATGCAATCATCACCGATCGCGATGCTTTAAATGTTGCATCACTGCACCGTCAAGGCGTAACGCGTATCGTTGAGACCCGTCAAGGATTTGTTATTTCCTTGGGGAGTGCTGCATTTATGACTCAAAAAGCAATTAATAAAGAATTGAAGCGTCTCAAAGCGCTTGAAGTAGTTCAGGAAGTTGATACGAATGAAACACAGTAATTTAACCCCTATGTTGCAACAGTATATGGATATAAAGGAAAACACCAATGATGCGTTGGTGTTTTATCGCTTAGGTGATTTCTACGAATTATTCTTTGAGGATGCAATTACTGCGTCGAAAGTTCTTGATCTTGTCCTTACTGCACGATCTGCAGGTGGAAATGAAAAAGCACCGATGTGTGGTGTTCCACACCATGCTGCAGCAAACTATATTCAAAAACTTGTCGCCTCTGGATATAAAGTAGCCATTGTAGAACAAGTTGAAAATCCCAAAGAAGTAAAAGGGATTGTCCGAAGAGAAGTTGTTGAAATTGTAACGCCAGGGACATACTTTGAAATGGATGACAATGAAACACGAGAGATTGCTGCGATTCATAGTGACCTTGTTTATGCCACCGTAGTCAGCTGCAATATTGTTAGTGGCGAAGTACGGGCGATACGCGTGATGAACGACTTTGTCGAAATCATCAAAGTGTTGCAACAATTTCAAGTGAAAGAGATTGTCCTTGCAGAAGATTTCAATCAAAGTATTATCGCTGAAATTTCTGGTAAAACGGATATTTACATCTC
The window above is part of the Erysipelothrix sp. HDW6C genome. Proteins encoded here:
- a CDS encoding FtsW/RodA/SpoVE family cell cycle protein; translated protein: MNNFINESKRHFTLDKFLLLILLAFGVISIVAIYLSAPLLNQGVAEARSLVQKQIMWYIIGFILVAFLLKIGVDRMFTVIDVAYWILMVFLFGLVLAHYRVINFRFMEAINGTNAWYQIPGIGSFQPSEFMKIVLIIKAANTINTHNINKKATTFRSDFELIFKMAKFAIPPLILIILQPDTGVPIVILFSLATMFIISGVRREWFIIIGTLAVSLLLGIVFLYRTNPELLNSMLGGGKTSYRLDRFYGWLDYEKYAMSHGYQLFQALTSIGTAGMTGHPLGTLVAIYPEAQTDFIFAVISQNFGFIGAASVVALVFIFDIKLISNTIRSDLPRERYMMMGIIGMIVFQHLENIGMILAVLPITGITLPFISYGGSSLMSYMIPIAVAFHMYSETQNRHRH
- a CDS encoding PTS glucose transporter subunit IIBC, producing MNRLQTYYEQLQLPVKSLFFGSFLIAIGSLIANPYINSILKLDNATLVTISQILMSCGGIILTYFPVYVFIKLLSHQKNETNIVVAGIISYLMFLVTMVFLTPSTSPEASYISSLTIMLNGKQLHVYRTGIFGLVAIFFLMRFIYRKTSQKRNIANLSYVDRETTRLVSSLVGGAVIGALFAFGWPYIIDSLYGMMEFISNDVNNPMSLFAYGALERLLALSNLDSILHQEFWLNTLGGTWMNLAGQTFVGDVNIWAAQLQETVNSFGAGRFTSAYYVLNIFAVPGYFMAISSTISNKKVRNVNIPVLFAAIAVSMISGVLLPVEILMLLTSPTIYFFHLFMTSFIYAILSGFSVALGFSYFGSLMSASPGNIIDLLGITGKSVLISKVLILVLVGVIVFVAYFAFTRFYFEKIALDVLNVTNKKERINEFAEGLGGYENIESVSSTLTRIHAIITDRDALNVASLHRQGVTRIVETRQGFVISLGSAAFMTQKAINKELKRLKALEVVQEVDTNETQ